Proteins encoded within one genomic window of Geotalea daltonii FRC-32:
- a CDS encoding class II aldolase/adducin family protein, giving the protein MKDQVAKYLGKLLSDRSASAGEIAFAAQDDVLITEGNPHLARLAGDSLSRLNCLGLVAARPSLPFSDFLVRRAPMSESRIVPNDTETRTFLHDIPFLRRSELSAEPSRQVTQLLGNRKGIIIEGIGIVASGAVTIEQAYINYSSVFHSTFVKYLQDVLDRGFIFSDEEAAFTEFRRSWLHTLTAEGLSFAEAPLIGGEAILAEVERVGRYTVERGLVDSFFGNISVRDGDVIYISQTAASLDELAGCIDPVPMDNSSTTGITASSELLAHRRIYDETGTAVILHGHPKFAVVMSMRCAEKGCRIKDCWKDCPKVRFLGDTPVVAGEIGAGGLAKRVPPVIGTPGKAIVYGHGVFTTGRDFGEAFRAMVQVENWCREEYFRLLGE; this is encoded by the coding sequence TTGAAAGATCAGGTCGCAAAATACCTTGGCAAGCTCCTTTCGGATCGTTCGGCATCTGCCGGGGAGATTGCTTTTGCCGCCCAGGACGATGTTCTGATCACCGAAGGTAATCCCCATCTGGCAAGACTTGCAGGAGATTCTCTCTCCCGCCTCAATTGTCTTGGCCTCGTTGCCGCCCGTCCTTCGCTCCCCTTTTCCGACTTTCTGGTGAGGCGCGCTCCCATGTCCGAGAGCCGCATCGTCCCCAATGACACTGAGACCCGCACCTTTCTCCATGATATCCCCTTCTTGCGCCGGTCCGAGTTGAGCGCTGAACCCAGCAGGCAGGTTACCCAACTTCTCGGCAATCGCAAGGGGATCATCATCGAGGGAATCGGCATAGTTGCCAGCGGTGCCGTTACCATCGAACAGGCCTATATCAACTATTCCTCGGTTTTTCATTCGACTTTTGTCAAATATCTGCAAGATGTGCTGGATCGGGGTTTTATCTTTTCCGACGAAGAAGCGGCATTCACGGAGTTCCGGCGCAGCTGGCTGCATACCCTGACTGCAGAAGGACTGAGTTTTGCGGAAGCGCCACTCATCGGCGGCGAGGCGATTCTAGCGGAAGTGGAGCGGGTGGGGCGCTACACGGTGGAGCGGGGGCTGGTGGATTCCTTCTTTGGCAACATCTCGGTCCGGGATGGTGATGTCATCTATATCTCCCAGACCGCCGCCAGCCTGGATGAACTGGCCGGATGCATCGATCCGGTCCCCATGGACAATTCCTCTACCACCGGCATCACCGCCTCCAGCGAGCTTCTGGCCCACCGGCGCATTTACGATGAGACCGGCACGGCGGTCATCCTCCACGGTCATCCCAAGTTCGCCGTGGTCATGAGCATGCGCTGCGCAGAAAAAGGCTGCAGGATCAAGGACTGCTGGAAAGACTGTCCCAAGGTCCGCTTTCTCGGCGACACCCCGGTGGTGGCCGGCGAAATCGGCGCAGGCGGCCTGGCCAAAAGGGTGCCGCCGGTGATCGGCACACCTGGCAAGGCCATTGTATACGGCCATGGGGTCTTTACCACCGGCCGCGATTTCGGCGAAGCCTTCCGCGCCATGGTGCAGGTGGAGAACTGGTGCCGGGAAGAGTATTTCCGGTTGCTGGGGGAGTAG